A genomic segment from Pseudomonadota bacterium encodes:
- a CDS encoding CoA-acylating methylmalonate-semialdehyde dehydrogenase: protein MQHITHWIDGQRWQGQAPRSGPVFNPATGVQSAVVDFADATLVDAAVDAASRAFDSWRHASLAQRSQVLFAFRQLVHTHREELAAIITREHGKVLSDALGEVTRGLEVVEFACGIPHLLKGGYSESASSGVDVYAIRQPLGVCGIISPFNFPVMVPMWFFPIAIACGNTVVVKPSEKDPSVSLRIAELWREAGLPDGVFNVVNGDKPAVDRLLEHPKVKALSFVGSTAIAKSIYETGARHGKRVQALGGAKNHMVVLPDADLELAADAAINAAFGSAGERCMAISALIAVEPVADALVAAITQRMAKLRTGDGTRAVDMGPLVTCAHRDKVAGYIDAGVREGARLVVDGRGIAVDGAADGYWLGPTLFDCVTEDMSIYRDEIFGPVLGVTRVPSYSEALRLVNEHVYGNGTAIFTRDGGAARRFQHEVEVGMVGINVPIPVPVAYYSFGGWKASLFGDSHAHGTEGVHFFTRGKVVTSRWPDPSQGGINLGFPQNK from the coding sequence ATGCAACACATCACCCACTGGATAGACGGACAGCGCTGGCAAGGCCAGGCGCCGCGCAGCGGCCCGGTATTCAATCCCGCCACCGGCGTGCAGAGCGCGGTGGTCGATTTCGCCGACGCCACGCTGGTCGATGCCGCCGTCGATGCCGCGAGCCGCGCCTTCGACAGCTGGCGCCATGCATCGCTCGCGCAGCGCAGCCAGGTGCTGTTCGCATTCCGTCAGCTCGTGCACACCCATCGCGAGGAACTCGCGGCCATCATCACCCGCGAACACGGCAAGGTGTTGTCCGATGCGCTCGGCGAAGTGACGCGTGGCCTCGAAGTGGTGGAGTTCGCCTGCGGCATTCCCCACCTGTTGAAAGGCGGCTACTCGGAATCGGCCTCGTCGGGCGTCGACGTCTATGCCATCCGTCAGCCGCTCGGCGTGTGCGGCATCATCTCGCCGTTCAATTTCCCGGTGATGGTGCCCATGTGGTTCTTTCCCATCGCCATCGCCTGCGGCAATACCGTGGTGGTCAAGCCCAGCGAGAAAGATCCTTCCGTCAGCCTGCGCATCGCCGAGCTGTGGCGGGAAGCGGGCTTGCCGGACGGCGTGTTCAATGTCGTCAATGGCGACAAGCCGGCGGTCGATCGATTGCTGGAACATCCCAAGGTGAAGGCCTTGTCCTTCGTCGGTTCGACCGCGATTGCCAAGAGCATCTACGAGACCGGCGCGCGTCACGGCAAGCGCGTGCAGGCGCTCGGCGGCGCCAAGAACCACATGGTGGTATTGCCGGACGCCGATCTCGAGCTCGCCGCCGATGCCGCCATCAACGCCGCCTTCGGCTCGGCCGGCGAGCGCTGCATGGCGATCTCGGCACTGATCGCGGTCGAGCCGGTGGCCGATGCGCTGGTCGCCGCCATCACGCAACGCATGGCGAAGCTCCGCACCGGCGACGGCACGCGCGCCGTCGACATGGGGCCGCTGGTGACGTGTGCGCATCGCGACAAGGTGGCCGGCTATATCGACGCCGGCGTGCGCGAAGGTGCACGCCTGGTGGTGGACGGCCGCGGCATCGCCGTTGACGGCGCGGCCGATGGCTACTGGCTGGGGCCGACCTTGTTCGATTGCGTCACGGAAGACATGAGCATCTACCGCGATGAAATCTTCGGGCCGGTGCTCGGCGTGACGCGCGTGCCGTCCTACAGCGAGGCGCTGCGCCTCGTGAACGAACACGTCTACGGCAACGGCACCGCCATCTTCACCCGCGACGGCGGCGCCGCGCGACGCTTCCAGCACGAAGTGGAAGTCGGCATGGTCGGCATCAACGTGCCGATACCGGTGCCGGTCGCCTATTACTCTTTCGGCGGCTGGAAGGCCTCGCTGTTCGGCGACAGCCATGCCCATGGCACCGAGGGTGTGCATTTCTTCACCCGTGGCAAGGTGGTGACGAGCCGCTGGCCCGACCCCAGCCAGGGCGGCATCAACCTGGGCTTTCCGCAGAACAAGTAG
- a CDS encoding formate dehydrogenase subunit delta gives MHIERLVEMLNDIAANQVADPDNAVDVITAHLTRFWDPRMRAQIIAHAEQGGVGLVPEAKAAVAKLTDTLHRGVSRR, from the coding sequence ATGCACATCGAACGCCTGGTTGAAATGCTCAACGACATCGCCGCCAACCAGGTGGCCGATCCCGACAACGCGGTGGACGTCATCACCGCCCATCTCACGCGCTTCTGGGACCCGCGCATGCGTGCGCAGATCATCGCGCACGCCGAGCAGGGCGGAGTGGGATTGGTGCCGGAAGCGAAGGCGGCGGTGGCGAAATTGACGGATACGCTGCACCGTGGGGTGTCGCGGCGCTGA
- the fdhD gene encoding formate dehydrogenase accessory sulfurtransferase FdhD, translated as MTVTRWRDGAAATVVDQLAEETPVAVLCNGEPHAVMLMSPADLDDFALGFALTEGLVAQPRELLLVEQRALDNGIELDLTIPSRVDAAGAAQRAIAGRSGCGLCGKRMVEDALHTPPPVHGATRVTRAAIARASLALAARQPMNRVTGAVHAAAWVSVDGEVLAVREDIGRHNALDKLIGARIKGGFGPGFALVTCRASYEIVMKAAVAGIDVLAAVSAPTARAVRLAEDTQLTLAAFVRGPDLVIYSHAARIVDGQSE; from the coding sequence ATGACGGTCACGCGCTGGCGTGATGGCGCGGCCGCGACCGTGGTCGACCAGCTCGCCGAGGAAACGCCGGTGGCGGTGTTGTGCAATGGCGAGCCGCACGCGGTGATGCTGATGTCACCGGCCGATCTCGACGACTTCGCGCTGGGCTTTGCCTTGACCGAGGGCTTGGTAGCCCAGCCGCGTGAGCTGCTGCTCGTCGAGCAGCGCGCGCTCGATAACGGTATCGAGCTCGACCTGACCATCCCGTCGCGCGTCGACGCCGCAGGTGCGGCGCAGCGCGCCATCGCCGGCCGTTCGGGCTGTGGCCTGTGCGGCAAGCGCATGGTGGAAGACGCGCTGCATACGCCGCCGCCGGTGCACGGCGCCACGCGCGTGACGCGGGCCGCGATCGCGCGCGCCAGCCTGGCCCTGGCCGCACGCCAACCCATGAATCGCGTGACCGGTGCGGTGCATGCCGCGGCCTGGGTCAGCGTCGACGGCGAAGTGCTGGCGGTGCGCGAGGACATCGGCCGCCATAATGCCCTCGACAAGCTCATAGGCGCGCGCATCAAGGGTGGATTCGGGCCGGGCTTCGCGCTCGTCACCTGTCGCGCCAGCTATGAAATCGTCATGAAGGCTGCCGTCGCCGGCATCGATGTGCTGGCCGCCGTGTCGGCGCCGACCGCGCGCGCCGTGCGCCTGGCCGAAGACACGCAACTCACGCTCGCCGCCTTCGTGCGCGGACCCGACCTCGTCATCTACTCCCATGCCGCGCGCATCGTCGACGGCCAAAGCGAATAA
- the fdhF gene encoding formate dehydrogenase subunit alpha, with the protein MRCIDEHDLGTPAVASAELVTLTIDGHSVTVPKGTSLMRAAAIAGIGVPKLCATDSLEAFGSCRLCLVEIEGRRGTPASCTTPAAAGMKVTTQNDRLGTLRRNVMELYISDHPLDCLTCPANGHCELQDMAGAVGLREVRYGYAGENHCSLPKDESNPYFTFDASKCIVCSRCVRACADVQGTFALTIAGRGFDSHVSAGVEQSFLASDCVSCGACVQACPTATLSEKSIIARGQPEHSVVTTCAYCGVGCSFRAEMKGAEVIRMVPSQDGQANRGHSCVKGRFAFGYATHPDRITSPMIRASIHEPWREVSWEEAISHAASEIKRIQAKYGKDAVGGITSSRCTNEETYLVQKLVRAAFGNNNVDTCARVCHSPTGYGLKQTLGESAGTQAFDSVEHADVIMVIGANPTDGHPVFASRMIQRLREGAKLIVVDPRSIDLVRMPHVAAAHHLKLKPGTNVALVNAIAHVIVTENLVDEDFVARRCEGPAFEKWKRFIGGEEHAPEQTESITGVAAAELRAVARLYATGGNAAIYYGLGVTEHSQGSTTVMGIANLALATGNLGREGVGVNPLRGQNNVQGSCDMGSFPHEFPGYRHVADSATRILFEAAWGVHLDAEPGLRIPNMFEAALDGSFRALYVQGEDIAQSDPDTQHVTAALEAMECIIVQDLFLNETAKFAHVFLPGSSFLEKDGTFTNAERRISRVRKVMPPLGGKADWEATLALSAALGYEMHYRHPSEIMDEIARLTPSFAGVSFARIDELGSIQWPCNDETPAGTPTMHEQTFTRGLGRFMLTPYVPTHERSNDKYPLILTTGRILSQYNVGAQTRRTSNSLWHQEDRLEIHPHDAETRGVVDGDWVGIKSRAGETVLRARVSEAVQPGVVYTTFHFPESGANVITTEHSDWATNCPEYKVTAVQVVKVTHPSAWQERYRRFSDEQKKFLDERATLSR; encoded by the coding sequence ATGCGATGCATAGACGAACACGATCTCGGTACCCCGGCGGTGGCATCCGCCGAACTGGTCACCCTCACCATCGACGGCCACAGCGTGACGGTGCCGAAAGGCACGTCGCTGATGCGCGCGGCGGCCATCGCCGGCATCGGCGTGCCCAAGCTGTGCGCGACCGACAGCCTGGAGGCCTTCGGCTCGTGCCGGCTGTGCCTGGTCGAGATCGAAGGCCGGCGCGGCACGCCGGCCTCGTGCACCACGCCGGCCGCGGCGGGCATGAAGGTCACCACCCAGAACGATCGCCTGGGCACCCTCCGGCGCAACGTCATGGAGCTCTACATCTCCGACCATCCGCTCGATTGCCTGACCTGCCCGGCCAATGGCCATTGCGAACTGCAGGACATGGCGGGCGCGGTGGGCCTGCGCGAAGTGCGTTATGGCTACGCCGGCGAGAACCATTGCAGTCTGCCCAAGGACGAGAGCAATCCCTATTTCACTTTCGATGCCAGCAAATGCATCGTGTGCTCGCGCTGCGTGCGCGCCTGCGCCGACGTGCAGGGCACGTTCGCGCTGACCATCGCCGGGCGCGGCTTCGATTCCCATGTCAGTGCCGGCGTCGAGCAGAGCTTCCTGGCCTCGGACTGCGTGTCCTGCGGCGCCTGTGTGCAGGCCTGTCCGACCGCCACCCTCAGCGAGAAATCCATCATCGCGCGTGGCCAGCCCGAGCACAGCGTGGTCACGACCTGCGCCTATTGCGGTGTCGGCTGTTCGTTCCGCGCCGAGATGAAGGGCGCGGAAGTCATTCGCATGGTGCCCAGCCAGGACGGTCAGGCCAACCGCGGCCATTCCTGTGTCAAGGGCCGTTTTGCTTTCGGCTACGCCACTCATCCCGATCGCATCACCTCGCCGATGATCCGCGCTTCCATACACGAGCCATGGCGGGAAGTGTCGTGGGAAGAAGCCATCTCCCACGCCGCCAGCGAGATCAAGCGCATCCAGGCCAAGTACGGCAAGGACGCGGTCGGCGGCATCACCTCTTCACGCTGCACCAACGAAGAAACCTATCTCGTGCAGAAACTGGTGCGCGCGGCCTTCGGCAACAACAACGTCGATACCTGCGCGCGCGTGTGCCATTCGCCGACCGGCTATGGTCTGAAGCAGACCCTGGGTGAATCGGCCGGTACCCAGGCTTTCGATTCGGTCGAGCATGCCGACGTCATCATGGTGATCGGCGCCAATCCCACCGACGGCCACCCGGTGTTCGCTTCGCGCATGATTCAGCGCCTGCGCGAAGGCGCCAAGCTCATCGTCGTCGACCCGCGCAGTATCGACCTGGTGCGCATGCCGCACGTGGCGGCGGCCCATCATTTGAAACTGAAACCCGGCACCAATGTCGCGCTGGTCAACGCCATCGCGCACGTGATCGTGACCGAAAACCTGGTGGATGAAGATTTCGTCGCCAGGCGCTGCGAAGGGCCGGCCTTCGAGAAATGGAAGCGCTTCATCGGCGGCGAAGAACATGCGCCGGAGCAGACCGAATCCATCACCGGCGTAGCGGCGGCCGAATTGCGCGCGGTCGCGCGCCTGTATGCGACGGGCGGCAACGCCGCCATCTATTACGGCCTCGGCGTGACCGAACACAGCCAGGGCTCGACCACCGTGATGGGCATCGCCAACCTCGCGCTCGCCACCGGCAACCTCGGTCGCGAGGGCGTGGGCGTCAATCCGCTGCGCGGTCAGAACAACGTGCAGGGCTCGTGCGACATGGGTTCGTTCCCCCACGAGTTCCCGGGCTACCGGCATGTTGCCGACAGCGCCACGCGCATCCTGTTCGAAGCGGCGTGGGGCGTGCACCTCGATGCCGAGCCGGGCCTGCGCATTCCCAACATGTTCGAAGCGGCGCTGGATGGCAGTTTCCGCGCGCTGTACGTGCAGGGCGAGGACATCGCGCAGTCCGATCCCGACACCCAGCACGTGACGGCGGCGCTGGAAGCGATGGAATGCATCATCGTGCAGGACTTGTTCCTGAATGAAACGGCGAAGTTCGCCCACGTGTTCCTGCCCGGATCGTCCTTCCTCGAGAAGGACGGCACCTTCACCAATGCCGAGCGTCGCATCTCGCGCGTGCGCAAGGTCATGCCGCCGCTGGGAGGCAAGGCCGACTGGGAAGCGACGCTGGCCTTGTCGGCGGCGCTCGGTTACGAGATGCACTACCGGCACCCGTCGGAAATCATGGACGAGATCGCACGCCTGACACCGAGCTTCGCCGGCGTCAGCTTCGCGCGCATCGACGAACTCGGCAGCATCCAGTGGCCGTGCAACGACGAGACGCCGGCCGGCACGCCGACCATGCACGAACAGACGTTCACGCGCGGGCTCGGCCGCTTCATGTTGACGCCCTACGTGCCGACCCACGAGCGCAGCAACGACAAGTACCCCTTGATCCTCACCACCGGCCGCATCCTCTCGCAGTACAACGTCGGCGCGCAGACGCGGCGCACCAGCAATTCCTTGTGGCACCAGGAAGACCGTCTCGAGATCCATCCCCATGATGCCGAGACGCGCGGCGTGGTGGACGGCGATTGGGTCGGCATCAAGAGTCGCGCCGGTGAAACGGTGCTGCGCGCGCGGGTCAGCGAGGCGGTGCAGCCGGGCGTGGTCTACACCACTTTCCATTTCCCGGAATCGGGCGCCAATGTCATCACCACCGAGCATTCCGACTGGGCGACCAACTGCCCGGAATACAAGGTGACGGCGGTGCAGGTGGTGAAAGTCACCCATCCCTCCGCCTGGCAGGAACGCTATCGCCGCTTCAGCGACGAGCAGAAGAAATTCCTCGATGAGCGCGCAACCCTCAGTCGCTGA
- a CDS encoding NADH-quinone oxidoreductase subunit NuoF gives MSVITVYVPGDAGALAVGAEAVAKAIIREAQARGVAIKLVRNGSRGMYWLEPLVEVEVAGRRHAYGPVRARDVASLFEANFHNAAKHPLALGATDALDWLRNQERLTFQRVGVTDPLSLDDYLAHDGFAGLRAALAMAPTDIIKAVTDSGLRGRGGAAFPAGIKWKTVAEAAGTHKYIVCNADEGDSGTFADRMLMEGDPLMLIEGMSIAALAVGASHGYVYIRSEYPHAERAMRTAIEVATAGGYLGADILGSGRAFTLEVRRGAGAYICGEETSLLESIEGKRGQIRFKPPLPAHKGLFGQPTVVNNVLTLATVPVILAKGAQFYGEYGRGRSRGTQPFQLAGNVKHGGLIEKAFGLTLAELIFDWGGGSASGRAVRTAQVGGPLGAYLPPAHFDTPLDYESFTARKAMLGHGGVVVFDDSVDMAVMARFAMEFCAVESCGKCTPCRIGSVRGRELIEHIMAGREVARNLATLRELCDTMISASLCALGGMAPFPVLSALEHFPDDFVRAGRDAA, from the coding sequence ATGAGTGTCATCACGGTCTATGTGCCCGGCGATGCCGGGGCGTTGGCGGTTGGCGCCGAGGCGGTGGCCAAGGCCATCATCCGCGAGGCGCAGGCGCGCGGCGTCGCCATCAAGCTCGTGCGTAACGGCTCGCGCGGCATGTACTGGCTCGAACCCCTGGTGGAAGTCGAGGTCGCGGGGCGCCGTCATGCCTATGGCCCGGTCAGGGCGCGCGACGTCGCGAGTCTCTTCGAGGCGAATTTCCACAATGCCGCCAAGCATCCCCTGGCGCTCGGAGCAACCGACGCCCTGGACTGGTTGCGCAACCAGGAGCGTCTGACATTCCAGCGGGTTGGCGTGACCGATCCGCTGTCGCTGGACGACTATCTCGCCCACGATGGTTTCGCCGGCCTGCGCGCGGCGCTGGCCATGGCGCCGACCGACATCATCAAGGCCGTCACCGACAGCGGCCTGCGCGGGCGCGGCGGCGCGGCCTTCCCGGCCGGCATCAAGTGGAAGACCGTCGCCGAGGCGGCGGGCACGCACAAGTACATCGTGTGCAATGCCGACGAAGGCGACTCCGGTACCTTCGCCGATCGCATGCTCATGGAAGGTGATCCGCTCATGCTCATCGAAGGCATGAGCATCGCCGCTCTCGCCGTTGGCGCCAGCCACGGCTACGTCTACATTCGCAGTGAATATCCGCACGCCGAGCGTGCCATGCGCACCGCCATCGAGGTCGCCACGGCGGGCGGATACCTCGGCGCCGACATCCTCGGCAGCGGCCGCGCCTTCACGCTCGAAGTGCGACGCGGCGCCGGCGCCTATATCTGTGGCGAAGAAACCTCGCTGCTGGAAAGCATCGAAGGCAAGCGCGGCCAAATTCGCTTCAAGCCGCCGCTGCCGGCGCACAAGGGGCTGTTCGGTCAACCGACCGTGGTCAACAACGTGCTGACGCTCGCTACCGTGCCGGTCATCCTCGCCAAGGGCGCGCAGTTCTACGGTGAATACGGACGCGGCCGTTCGCGCGGCACACAGCCGTTTCAACTGGCCGGCAACGTCAAGCACGGCGGTCTCATCGAGAAAGCCTTCGGCCTGACGCTGGCCGAACTCATCTTCGACTGGGGCGGCGGCAGCGCCAGCGGACGGGCGGTGCGCACCGCGCAGGTCGGCGGGCCGCTGGGCGCTTACCTGCCGCCCGCGCATTTCGACACGCCGCTCGATTACGAATCCTTCACCGCGCGCAAGGCCATGCTCGGCCATGGCGGCGTGGTGGTGTTCGACGACAGTGTCGACATGGCGGTGATGGCGCGCTTCGCGATGGAATTCTGCGCGGTGGAATCCTGCGGCAAGTGCACGCCCTGTCGTATCGGCTCGGTGCGCGGCCGCGAACTCATCGAGCACATCATGGCCGGCCGCGAGGTGGCGCGTAATCTCGCCACGCTGCGTGAACTGTGCGACACCATGATCAGCGCCTCGCTGTGCGCACTGGGCGGCATGGCGCCGTTCCCGGTGTTGTCGGCGCTGGAACATTTTCCCGACGATTTCGTACGCGCCGGCCGCGACGCGGCCTGA